gctgttgttgttggttggtggtattggtgtggttgtttcgggtggtattggtgtggttgttgttggtggtattggtgttgttgttgttggtattggtgttgttgatggtgtcgattgtatggtgtggtgttggtggaattggtgtggttgttggtggtgttgttgttggtggtgttgttgttgttgatattggtgttgttgatggtgttggaggtattggtgtggttgttgttggtggaattggagttgttgttgttgttgttgttggtgtggttgttggtggtgttgttgttgtaggtgttgttgttgtcgttgttggtattggtgttgttgttggtattgCTGTCGTTGTTGTTGGTtgtattggtgtggttgttgttggtattggttttgttgttggtggtagttgttggtggtggtggttttggtGTGGTCGTTGTTGGTGGTGaaggtgctgttgttgttgttgttagtgtTGTTGTTGGTTTTGGTGATGTTGTTGATAAACATTCAACGCAACAGAGGACTCTAATCTTATAGTTATAGCACTTAAATGGTTTCTgagtttgtttatttttttcacaTATTAACCTGAAGTCAACATCGCACTCCACAACTTGGCCTGTCGAAGCTACATAGTCCTCTAAGCTTGTATTTGGATAGTCTGTAGCTACACATTCAATATCCTGTGGATCTTCACACACTTCTTTTCCACTCATGATATTCCAATACGTTTCCCAGTCACTCTTGTCtttatcatcatcttcatcatacCATTCTGACCACTCACAGGTAGGAATACAAGGAGTAGTTGTTGGCTCTGGTGTCTGGggggttgttgttggtggtattgatgttgttgttgttgttggtattggtgtggttgttgttgttggtattggtgtggttgttgttggtggtattggtgttgttgttgttggtggtattggtgttgttgatggtgttggtggtattggtgtggttgttgttggtggtattggtgtggttgatggtgttggtggtattggtgtggttgttgttggtggtattggtgttgttgttggtggtggtattagtgtggttgttgttggtggtattggtgttgttgttgttggtggtattggtgttgttgatggtgttggtggtattggtgtggttgttgttggtggtattggtgtagttg
This DNA window, taken from Oncorhynchus masou masou isolate Uvic2021 unplaced genomic scaffold, UVic_Omas_1.1 unplaced_scaffold_1253, whole genome shotgun sequence, encodes the following:
- the LOC135530093 gene encoding mucin-2-like, whose translation is QHQQHHHHQQHNTTNSINNNNNTTNTINNKNNNHTNTTNTINNTNTTNNNNNNKTNNNNNNHTNTTTNNHTNTTNTINNTNTNNNNTNTTNNNTTNNTKNNNNTNTNHTNTTNNNNTNTINNTNNNNNNTKTTNNNTTKNNHTNTTNNNHTNTNNNNNTNTTNNNTPIPPTPSTTPIPPTTTTPIPPTPSTTPIPPTTTTPIPPTTTTLIPPPTTTPIPPTTTTPIPPTPSTTPIPPTTTTPIPPTPSTTPIPPTTTTPIPPTTTTPIPTTTTTPIPTTTTTSIPPTTTPQTPEPTTTPCIPTCEWSEWYDEDDDKDKSDWETYWNIMSGKEVCEDPQDIECVATDYPNTSLEDYVASTGQVVECDVDFRLICEKNKQTQKPFKCYNYKIRVLCCVECLSTTSPKPTTTLTTTTTAPSPPTTTTPKPPPPTTTTNNKTNTNNNHTNTTNNNDITLVFIIIFIIPF